The Helicobacter sp. 11S03491-1 sequence CCATGCAACCAAATGAAAACCTAAATTAACAGGTTGAGCATGTTGGAGGTGTGTCATACCGGGCATAATTGTCTGTGTATGCGCACAAGCAATCCCAAGAATAGCCTCCATGAGTTCTAATATTTTAGTTCTTATGATTTGATTGTATTCCAAAACATAAAGTCTAAAATCAAGGGCAACTTGATCATTACGACTTCTGCCGGTATGGAGTTTTTTCCCTGCTTCTCCAATAAGAGCAATCAAAGCAGATTCAATGGCCATATGAATATCTTCATCAGCAATTTTAAATTCAAATTCACCCTTTTGAATCTGATCCTTAATATGTTCAAGCCCTCTAAGAATAGCCTCGTATTCATCTTTTTTTAAAATACCAATATTTAAAAGCATTTTTGCATGCGTAACAGATCCCAAAATATCTTGTTCCCAAAGCTCTTGATCAAAGCCAATGGAAGCATTAAACATATCCAACAAATTACTGCTTTCTTCTTTGAATCTCCCACCCCATAATTTTGCCATTATTCCTCCTAAAATGCTTTAGTAACTGCACAAATAACAATCACTATCAAACATAACGTGGGGATTTCATTAAAAATTCTAAAAAATCTCCCGCTTCTAAGACAAACATCATTGTCAAAAGCCTTTATATATCTCCCGCACATAAAATGATAAACCAACAAAATCACCACGAATAACAATTTTACATGCAACCAACCTCCTGTTTGAAATAATTGGGGTTGTATTCCAACCATCAAAATACCCGTTAGAATTGTAACAATCATTGCAGGATGCCCAATAAATAAATAAAGTTTCCTTTCTTGAATCTTTGCAATGCGTATATAGCTTTGATTATCTTTATTTTCTGCATGATAAACAAACAATCTGGGCAGATAAAAAAGCATTGCCATCCATGAGACAAAACCAATGACATGAATCGCCTTGATCCACAAATAATACGTGCTCAAAAATTCCATTTTAGCTCCTGAATTTTAAATCTTGATCATAGACTATCAAAAACGCTTCAATACTTTGAATTTCTCCACATAATTCAATCTCTACAGATTTTTGTAAAAAAACTTTCTTTTTGATCTCTATCTTAAATTTTTTTGCTAAATATTCCAACCTTCCCGACAAAGAATAAACGCATTCTAAATTGATAGTTTTACAAAATTCAAAAGGAATGAATACCTGTGTTTTTTTGGCTAAATCCACACATAAAAGCACACTTTTTGTATAAGCCCGCACTAACCCCCCTACTCCCAAAAGAATACCTCCAAAATACCGCACCACAATAAGCCCTATATTGATTAAATTTTCTCCTCTAAGCACATTCAAGATAGGCATACCTGAACTCCCTTTTGGCTCGCCATCATCACTGAAACGCTCATGAACTTGTCCTTGATTTAAAATCCGATAAGC is a genomic window containing:
- a CDS encoding YigZ family protein, with translation MNTLKTLVCSEFQLKGSKFLGFLIPYELFEEKLKELKISHHKATHFVYAYRILNQGQVHERFSDDGEPKGSSGMPILNVLRGENLINIGLIVVRYFGGILLGVGGLVRAYTKSVLLCVDLAKKTQVFIPFEFCKTINLECVYSLSGRLEYLAKKFKIEIKKKVFLQKSVEIELCGEIQSIEAFLIVYDQDLKFRS
- the hemJ gene encoding protoporphyrinogen oxidase HemJ codes for the protein MEFLSTYYLWIKAIHVIGFVSWMAMLFYLPRLFVYHAENKDNQSYIRIAKIQERKLYLFIGHPAMIVTILTGILMVGIQPQLFQTGGWLHVKLLFVVILLVYHFMCGRYIKAFDNDVCLRSGRFFRIFNEIPTLCLIVIVICAVTKAF